The following proteins are co-located in the Saccharomycodes ludwigii strain NBRC 1722 chromosome V, whole genome shotgun sequence genome:
- the PEX19 gene encoding Pex19p (similar to Saccharomyces cerevisiae YDL065C | PEX19 | PEroXisome related) → MSDIDDLDSYLNDEDLHLKPEEEEQVITESVKVTNQVIHDNSKDCLKTVDVTVTENIKNDQTTNSTNDDEVIEKLEKDFKEILLANQDDSANASEETKEEQEKALKDFKDILSMMNNANEGAKSGKPDSNTFSSNSTDKVTDFKDIVSNTLDRLKENTSKVEKDLQKENPKNNDNTRSIPGLTSNDDVLQQLLSQLLLPDNDGDGSGKSENEGGESSDLDNALLKMLDQMCTKEVLYPSMKELQHNFIEWLKVNDETACDSKDKWETYQKQFDIVNKIVGTYELPDYSNDRYGKSITEYLDQLEELGDMPVSDKHTATDSSTGDVDPLLLNEDSLKDLDSELQENCKQQ, encoded by the coding sequence atgagCGATATAGATGACTTGGACAGttatttaaatgatgaGGATTTGCATTTAAAAccggaagaagaagaacaagTTATAACTGAATCTGTTAAGGTGACGAATCAGGTTATACATGATAATTCCAAAGATTGTCTAAAGACAGTGGATGTGACTGTAAcggaaaatataaagaatGATCAAACTACTAATAGTAcaaatgatgatgaagtaatcgaaaaattagaaaaagattttaaagaaatattactTGCTAATCAAGATGATAGCGCTAATGCTTCTGAAGAGACTAAAGAAGAACAAGAGAAGgctttaaaagattttaaagatATACTAAGCATGATGAATAACGCTAACGAGGGTGCCAAATCTGGCAAGCCTGATAGTAATACTTTTAGTAGCAATAGTACTGATAAAGTTACCGATTTTAAAGATATTGTATCAAATACGTTAGATagattaaaagaaaataccaGTAAAGTGGAAAAGGATCTGCAAAAAGAGAAccctaaaaataatgataacacGCGGAGTATACCTGGCTTAACTTCTAATGACGACGTATTACAACAATTGCTATCCCAATTATTGCTCCCAGATAATGATGGCGATGGTTCTGGTAAAAGTGAGAACGAAGGAGGTGAGAGTAGTGATTTGGATAATGCTTTACTGAAGATGTTGGATCAAATGTGTACCAAAGAGGTGCTATATCCATCTATGAAAGAGTTACAACATAACTTTATAGAGTGGTTGAAAGTTAACGATGAGACTGCATGTGATTCGAAAGATAAATGGGAGACTTATCAAAAGCAATTTGATATTGTGAATAAAATTGTTGGTACGTATGAATTACCAGACTATTCAAATGATAGATATGGGAAGAGCATCACTGAATATCTAGATCAGTTGGAAGAATTGGGTGATATGCCAGTATCAGATAAGCATACTGCAACAGATAGTAGCACAGGGGATGTAGATcctttgttattaaatgaAGATAGTTTAAAAGACTTGGACTCAGAATTACAAGAGAATTGTAAGCAGCAATAA
- the TSR1 gene encoding small subunit rRNA maturation protein TSR1 (similar to Saccharomyces cerevisiae YDL060W | TSR1 | Twenty S rRNA accumulation), with amino-acid sequence MANHSHRSSFKKNHKAFKSKHASKSSLKKLTKGRVESDESRKTGKPNHKVIPKLQRKHLAKQNRDKKIKESLQNRKLFEGTNGAEKIITIIPLTTDVYADDIVKKLLISELTENQLMDLNIKMPSVTNVTIAKYKSNLKFIIPDMSNIINVLDSAKVADFVIFGLSGTSEVEQQYGEQIIRSLELQGISSYLGVVTNLSDVHPKEKFQLDVKQSLESFFKHFFPNEDRVYNLEKKSDSLNVLRILSQKLPRSVNWRDNRGYLVADIIDFIENSENEGHLVIDGTVRGIGFDTNRLVHLPGFGDFQISKIDKKAKLKGLNEDSFLPNEDQNSLEQYAPEDLDMEDDAGYYERDEFEYDNLTSARYDDHGYLSGRKEEIKKVKMPLGTSQYQARWYLNDEQDDAVDDDDDDDDDELDMEVEMTPEEGSVTDPDIGAVNDYSDTEVDAEAEDFMDLSPEEEERQLMEYRALEKEDQEFPDEIELNPSESAVERLKRYRGLKNLHNCDWDVDEIDPETPAEWKRILRISNYKNTKKKLTKDAKKSAQVTAGDKIKLYIKFPKSLLANVMDPSQICFAVYGLLEHEQQYTVSNFSIERWEEYEDPVPSNEPIIVQYGFRRQVIQPMFSAASNSPNNVHKFEHFLHKNALSIVTCIAPTDMTQSPAIFFKTSASNTLGIEFIGHGSFLNSDHTRIMAKRVILTGDPFKFHKKVVTVRFMFFKPEDVEWFKSIPLFTKSGRTGFIKESLGTHGYFKATFDAKLSAQDVVAMSLYKRMWPKPSTAWDR; translated from the coding sequence ATGGCTAACCATTCACATAGatcttcttttaaaaagaatcaCAAAGCttttaaatcaaaacaTGCCTCAAAAAGTTCCTTGAAAAAGCTAACCAAAGGTAGAGTTGAATCAGATGAATCGAGAAAGACAGGTAAACCAAACCATAAGGTGATTCCTAAGCTTCAAAGGAAACATTTggcaaaacaaaatagagataaaaaaatcaaagaatCTTTACAAAACCGTAAATTGTTTGAAGGCACTAATGGTGCGGAGAAGATTATCACTATTATTCCATTAACCACTGATGTTTATGCAGATGATATTGTCAAGAAATTGCTAATATCAGAATTAACTGAAAATCAGCTAATGGATTTGAATATTAAAATGCCATCTGTTACAAATGTTACCATAGCAAAATACAAAtccaatttaaaatttattattccaGACATgagtaatattataaacGTTTTAGACTCTGCTAAAGTTGCCgattttgttatatttggACTAAGTGGTACTTCTGAAGTTGAACAACAATATGGTGAACAAATCATTAGAAGTTTGGAATTGCAAGGTATTTCATCATATCTTGGAGTTGTTACCAACCTATCTGATGTTCATCCAAAGGAGAAATTTCAGCTAGATGTTAAACAATCTTTGGAGAGTTTTTTTAAGCATTTTTTTCCCAATGAAGATCGTGTGTACaacttggaaaaaaaatcagaTTCATTAAATGTATTGAGAATCTTGAGCCAAAAACTTCCTAGATCAGTTAATTGGAGGGATAATAGAGGTTATTTGGTAGCAGACATTATAGATTTTATTGAGAATTCTGAAAACGAAGGACATTTAGTCATTGATGGTACCGTCCGTGGTATTGGGTTTGACACTAACAGATTAGTTCATTTGCCAGGATTTGGTGATTTCCAAATCAgtaaaatagataaaaagGCTAAATTAAAGGGATTAAACGAAGATTCATTTTTACCAAACGAAGATCAAAATTCCCTGGAACAGTACGCCCCGGAAGATTTAGATATGGAAGATGATGCTGGTTACTACGAAAGAGATGAATTTGAATATGATAACTTAACGTCAGCCAGATATGATGACCATGGTTATTTATCAGGAAGAAAGGAAGAAATTAAGAAAGTCAAGATGCCACTGGGTACTTCGCAATACCAGGCAAGATGGTACCTGAATGATGAACAAGATGATGctgttgatgatgatgatgatgatgatgatgatgaattaGATATGGAAGTAGAGATGACTCCAGAAGAAGGTTCTGTAACTGATCCAGATATTGGTGCTGTAAATGACTATTCAGATACTGAAGTTGATGCTGAAGCTGAAGATTTTATGGATTTAAGTCctgaggaagaagaaagacAGTTAATGGAATATCGTGCCTTAGAAAAGGAAGACCAAGAATTTCCAGATGAAATTGAATTGAATCCTTCAGAATCTGCTGTTGAGCGTTTAAAAAGGTATAGAGGTTTGAAAAACTTACACAATTGTGACTGGGATGTTGATGAAATAGATCCTGAAACACCCGCTGAATGGAAAAGAATCTTAAGAATTAgtaattacaaaaatactaaaaaaaagttgacCAAAGATGCTAAAAAATCTGCCCAAGTAACGGCTggtgataaaataaaactatatattaaatttccTAAGAGTCTACTAGCCAATGTTATGGATCCTTCCCAAATATGTTTTGCAGTATATGGTTTGTTGGAACATGAACAACAATATACAGTCtctaatttttctattGAAAGATGGGAAGAATACGAGGATCCAGTTCCCTCGAACGAACCTATAATAGTTCAATATGGATTTAGAAGACAAGTAATACAACCGATGTTCTCTGCCGCTTCTAATAGTCCTAATAATGTTCATAAGTTTGAACACTTTCTACACAAAAATGCTCTATCAATTGTAACTTGTATTGCTCCAACTGATATGACACAATCTCcagcaatttttttcaaaacttctGCTTCAAATACACTAGGTATCGAATTTATTGGACATGGTTCTTTCTTAAACTCTGATCATACCAGAATTATGGCTAAAAGAGTTATATTAACAGGAGATCCATTTAAGTTCCATAAAAAAGTGGTTACTGTTcgttttatgttttttaaacCAGAAGATGTTGAATGGTTTAAATCAATTCCTTTATTTACAAAGAGTGGGCGGACTGGGTTTATTAAAGAAAGTTTGGGTACACACGGTTATTTCAAAGCTACTTTTGACGCTAAACTTTCTGCACAGGATGTTGTAGCTATGTCTTTATATAAACGTATGTGGCCTAAACCATCTACTGCATGGGATCGttaa
- the STE23 gene encoding metalloendopeptidase (similar to Saccharomyces cerevisiae YLR389C | STE23 | STErile), protein MLIKKISTAIPKQMPYKILESNFLKSDIDDRSYRYIQLPNKLRCLVIQDTTTDKSAASMDVHIGSFQDPDELPGLAHFCEHLLFMGSEKFPDENEYSKFLNKHGGDSNAYTSSMNTNYYFQVNHDHLKGALDRFSGFFSCPLFNNDSTAKEINAVDSENKKNLQNDTWRLFQLEKTLTNPKHPYHKFSTGNLQTLDKIPVQNGIDVRQELLKFHNKYYSANLMKLCVLGREDLDTLSDWCYELFQNISNKDLEVPHDNYDFDLFIPEFLQKIIYVKPVKDLKKLEIMFKAPDVDQLWELKPQHYFSHLIGHEGEGSLLSYLKEKAWAHNLSCGGHTISPDNGSLSIHIDLTPKGIENYEKVVEACFQYIEMMKHSGIPKKWIFEELQDIEYASFKFKQKTRPSSTVSHLSKSLEKDSYIPPNKILATNLLDKYDADEIENYLSYLTVENSRIVLISRHVKTNLVEKWYGTQYAVVPYSDDFIDTLENLPENHSLHLPRKNPYITTNFHVDPIPEGIEPLKAPYLLQSNAATKLWFKKDDRFGVPRGYVIHMLTLPFTYCTLKNNVLTSLFCNLVNDHLNSTIIYDASIADLTINLSKTNSGLTITFYGYNEKAQKLILQFLLGVKNFESTFDRFKVFKQKLIQNFENSLYNVPYQQISSIWSNLIHERSYLINDKLKALAEIEFEDLKLFEKLIFKEIFVETIVHGNFNASESIEINSQILEVLDGSSLQKLEEGLQRSIVINDKYRFIKGLADKENINSCIQYTVQISENVGDGILNDLDFTAQEETGALMELFTQIIHEPCFNQLRTIEQLGYVVFSGTLSPTSPYYFLRILVQSEYTSNYVESRIYHFIKHTIHEVLNKMTVEDFEAIKRGVIGTLSQKFKNLGEETSRFNNAISSGDLNFEKNERRARIVATITLENIKAFYNNCILKNDEKLIIHLKSKKNGKSGEHSIILEDCVKIQDVQEFKLNMPLGSLPKPIKKIKVVEPKL, encoded by the coding sequence ATGCTTATTAAGAAGATCAGCACGGCAATTCCTAAACAAATGCCGTACAAAATATTGGaatctaattttttaaaatctgaTATAGATGATAGATCTTATAGATATATTCAACTACCAAATAAATTAAGGTGTTTGGTTATACAAGATACTACCACAGACAAATCAGCTGCTTCCATGGATGTCCACATTGGTTCTTTCCAAGACCCTGACGAATTGCCAGGTCTAGCTCATTTTTGTGAACATCTATTATTTATGGGATCTGAAAAATTTCCCGATGAAAATGAGTACagcaaatttttaaataaacacGGTGGTGATTCTAATGCGTATACTAGCTCTATGAATACCAATTACTATTTCCAAGTTAACCATGATCATTTAAAAGGTGCTTTGGATAGATTTTCCGGATTTTTTTCATGCCCATTGTTTAATAATGACAGCACCGCAAAGGAAATAAACGCAGTTGATagtgaaaacaaaaaaaatttgcaaAATGATACGTGGAGACTATTTCAACTTGAAAAAACTCTAACAAATCCTAAACATCCCTATCATAAATTTTCTACGGGGAATTTACAAACATTGGATAAAATTCCTGTCCAGAATGGGATTGATGTTAGACAAGAATTGTTGAAGTTTcacaataaatattattctgCTAATTTAATGAAATTATGTGTCTTGGGTAGAGAAGATTTGGATACTTTGAGTGACTGGTGTTACGAGcttttccaaaatattaGTAACAAAGACTTGGAGGTCCCACATGATAATTAcgattttgatttatttatcccTGAATtcttacaaaaaattatttacgTTAAACCTGTaaaagatttgaaaaaattagaaataatGTTTAAAGCTCCAGATGTTGATCAATTATGGGAACTCAAACCACAACATTATTTCAGTCATTTGATTGGCCACGAGGGCGAAGGTTCGTTATTGTCAtatttaaaggaaaaagcTTGGGCACATAATTTGAGTTGTGGTGGGCACACTATTTCTCCAGATAATGGGTCTTTGTCTATACACATTGATTTGACTCCAAAAGGTATTGAAAACTATGAAAAAGTTGTCGAAGCTTGTTTCCAGTATATAGAAATGATGAAACACAGTGGTATCCCTAAAAAATGGATTTTTGAAGAGTTACAAGATATAGAATACGcatcttttaaattcaaacaaaaaaccaGACCATCTTCTACTGTATCACATTTATCCAAGTCTTTAGAAAAGGATAGTTATATCCCACCTAACAAGATATTGGCCACAAATTTGTTGGATAAATATGATGCCgatgaaattgaaaattatttgtCCTACTTAACCGTAGAAAACTCTAGGatagttttaatttctcGCCATGTCAAGACGAATTTAGTAGAAAAATGGTACGGCACTCAATATGCTGTCGTACCTTATTCTGACGATTTCATCGACACTTTAGAAAATTTACCCGAAAACCATAGTTTACATTTGCCAAGAAAAAACCCTTATATCACCACGAATTTCCATGTTGATCCAATTCCAGAGGGCATCGAACCTTTAAAGGCACCATATCTATTGCAATCTAATGCAGCCACAAAATTATGGTTTAAAAAGGATGATAGATTTGGTGTTCCCAGGGGTTATGTTATCCATATGCTAACGTTGCCCTTCACTTATTGTactttgaaaaacaatGTGTTGACATctcttttttgtaatttggTGAATGATCATCTAAATTCAACCATTATCTACGATGCCAGCATTGCTGACCTAACCATTAATTTATCGAAAACTAATTCTGGGCTAACAATCACATTTTATGGTTATAACGAAAAGGctcaaaaattaattttgcaatttttgttaggtgttaaaaattttgagAGTACTTTTGACAGATTTAAAGtctttaaacaaaaattaatccAAAATTTTGAGAACTCTTTATATAATGTTCCATATCAACAAATTTCTTCCATTTGGTCAAATCTTATCCACGAACGTAGCTATTTAATCAATGATAAGTTAAAGGCGCTGGCAGAAATAGAATTTGAAGATTTGAAATTGTTTGAAAAACTAATTTTCAAAGAGATATTTGTCGAAACAATTGTGCACGGTAATTTCAATGCCTCTGAATCAATTGAAATTAATTCGCAGATATTAGAAGTTCTTGACGGTTCTTCTCTACAAAAATTGGAAGAAGGGTTACAAAGATCTATTGTTATCAACGATAAATATAGATTTATAAAAGGACTGGCTGAtaaggaaaatattaactCCTGTATCCAATACACTGTTCAGATTAGTGAAAATGTTGGCGACGGCATTTTGAATGACCTTGATTTTACTGCTCAAGAGGAAACAGGTGCTCTAATGGAACTTTTTACACAAATTATCCATGAGCCTTGTTTTAACCAACTACGTACTATTGAACAGTTGGGTTATGTTGTTTTCAGTGGGACGCTTTCTCCAACCTCGCCATATTACTTCCTAAGGATTTTAGTTCAAAGTGAATATACTTCCAACTATGTTGAATCTCGTATTtatcattttattaaacataCAATACatgaagttttaaataaaatgacAGTTGAGGACTTCGAAGCTATTAAGAGGGGTGTTATTGGTACTTTATCCcagaaatttaaaaatttaggCGAAGAAACATCAAGATTTAATAATGCAATTTCAAGTGGCGATTTGAATTTTGAGAAAAACGAACGTCGTGCCAGAATCGTTGCAACCATCacattggaaaatattaaagctttttacaacaattgtattttgaaaaatgatgaaaaattaattattcatttgaaatctaaaaaaaatggtaaatcAGGAGAACATTCCATCATCCTTGAAGATTGTGTGAAAATTCAAGATGTTCAAGAATTCAAACTGAATATGCCATTGGGCTCCTTGCCAAAACCaattaaaaagattaaagTAGTTGAACCCAAATTGTGA
- the SYO1 gene encoding Syo1p (similar to Saccharomyces cerevisiae YDL063C | SYO1 | SYnchronized impOrt or SYmpOrtin) — protein sequence MGRSKKRSRNARKLASPLENNNKENEAKQLAKIMPLLQNLQSVVPNEKTMALSSISLLCEDPHWRQLFLKQKIINIIMAKLINDSNTEIVVDSMGLLRNLCIEEGYDVCTYLYRLDVWITIKNGLSKVEQSINFLENNTSNNNNLKSESIRLVFAYADNLISLIVALSNGNEQFFQDIINSDKLELIFQNITKILSYGVSTNNALNLKIPINLFNSILDLLYSFSSESLDFIDLLGKNEYLSQFIEQMIEHKNDNSHYNELTCVLIEGLHLQLLDLRITLDQACKISNNVCSIINNKIDITMLQSDLKLLNEEIPSSSDSNIGSKIKELSKKRESTTVKVQAIELGMDVITAILEILGSQLEENPTNINTSDIFSQFINSLPAFLHKLYTGFESATSSILTGLKTRILICWNNYLWVLLNLSENGVFDLPDSSIWKNLLQDLNGNAGNIDEDGFEVAKYGCLWALLKSNTLLVLREIPEPLTLATSLITLYKTNSTEDKCSTKGDSSSIELKQRLIGCLACLGKVNTEYNTIIGDFFINELLGSLETEPILIIDLLNSIFDIYGDASYEYDSVNFVEKDRLLFLESVISKRIQNIFKLVDKNKDPGLKTACTNTLDILNSFVRYKKNEGDNN from the coding sequence ATGGGTAGATCAAAGAAAAGATCCAGAAATGCTAGAAAATTGGCATCTCCTTtagaaaacaacaataaagaaaatgaagcCAAACAATTGGCCAAAATCATGCCATTACTACAAAATTTGCAGAGTGTTGTTCCTAATGAAAAAACAATGGCATTGTCTAGCATTTCTTTATTGTGTGAAGATCCTCATTGGAGacaattgtttttaaaacaaaaaataataaatataataatggcCAAGCTGATAAATGATTCTAATACGGAAATAGTAGTTGATTCTATGGGTTTGTTAAGAAATTTATGCATCGAAGAAGGTTATGATGTCTGTACCTACTTATATCGATTAGATGTTTGGATCACTATAAAAAATGGGTTGTCTAAAGTCGAGCAAAGTATAAactttttagaaaataatacttcaaataataacaatttaaaGAGTGAAAGCATTAGGCTAGTATTTGCTTATGctgataatttaataagTTTGATTGTGGCTTTATCTAACGGGAATGAACAGTTTTTTCAAGATATTATCAATAGTGATAAATTAGaacttatttttcaaaatattaccaAGATATTGAGTTATGGCGTCAGCACTAATAATGCTTTAAATTTGAAGATCCCTATCAATTTGTTTAACAGTATTTTAGATTTACTCTATAGTTTTAGTTCAGAATCTCTCGATTTCATCGATTTGTTAGGTAAAAACGAATACCTTTCGCAATTTATTGAACAAATGATTGAACACAAGAATGATAATAGTCACTATAATGAATTAACCTGTGTTTTGATCGAAGGTCTTCATTTGCAGCTTTTAGATTTAAGAATAACATTAGATCAAGCTTGTAAAATAAGCAACAACGTGTGTtctataattaataataaaatcgACATCACCATGTTACAATCcgatttaaaattattaaacgAAGAAATCCCCTCATCATCAGATTCAAACATTGGTTCCAAGATTAAAGAATTGAGCAAGAAAAGAGAGTCCACTACGGTAAAGGTTCAAGCCATCGAATTAGGCATGGATGTAATCACCGCCATTTTAGAGATACTTGGTTCTCAGCTAGAGGAGAATCCCACCAACATTAATACTAGTGATATATTTTcacaatttattaattcGCTACCTGCTTTCTTGCACAAACTTTACACTGGGTTTGAAAGTGCTACTAGTTCCATATTGACTGGGCTGAAAACTAGAATTTTAATATGTTggaataattatttgtGGGTATTATTGAATTTGTCAGAAAACGGAGTTTTTGATTTGCCTGACTCTtcaatttggaaaaatttattacaaGATTTAAACGGCAATGCTGGGAATATTGATGAAGATGGGTTTGAGGTTGCTAAATATGGATGTTTGTGGGCTTTATTGAAATCCAACACTTTGCTTGTGTTAAGAGAGATACCCGAACCATTAACGTTGGCCACTTCGTTAATAACTCTGTATAAAACTAATTCAACTGAAGATAAATGTAGTACTAAAGGTGATTCTAGTAGTATCGAATTGAAACAAAGGTTAATAGGATGCTTAGCATGCTTGGGTAAGGTTAATACCGAAtataatactattattggagattttttcattaatgaATTATTGGGTAGTTTGGAAACCGAGCCAATACTAATTATTGATTTGTTAAATAgtatatttgatatttatgGAGATGCTAGTTATGAATATGATTCAGTCAATTTTGTAGAAAAGGatagattattatttttggaatCTGTTATCAGCAAGCGAattcaaaatatctttAAGCTTGTTGACAAAAATAAGGATCCGGGTTTAAAAACTGCTTGTACCAATACTTTGGACATTTTGAACAGTTTTGttagatataaaaaaaatgagggagataataattaa
- the UBC9 gene encoding E2 SUMO-conjugating protein UBC9 (similar to Saccharomyces cerevisiae YDL064W | UBC9 | UBiquitin-Conjugating), with protein MSSLCLQRLQEERKKWRKDHPFGFWAKPTKNSDGSLNMQRWDAGIPGKENTIWGQGCFPITIEYPNDYPSKPPKVKFPAGFYHPNVYPSGTICLSILNESQDWRPAITLKQIVLGIQSLLENPNPNSPAQEPAWRAFSRNIKEYETKVLEQARKYPK; from the coding sequence atgagtAGTTTATGTCTACAACGTTtacaagaagaaagaaaaaaatggcgTAAAGATCACCCATTTGGATTTTGGGCCAAACCTACCAAAAACTCAGATGGCTCCTTAAATATGCAACGATGGGATGCAGGTATTccaggaaaagaaaatacgATATGGGGACAAGGTTGTTTTCCAATAACTATAGAATATCCAAATGATTATCCAAGTAAACCGCCGAAAGTTAAATTTCCCGCTGGGTTTTATCATCCGAATGTCTATCCCAGCGGCACCATATGTTTAAGCATTTTAAATGAAAGTCAAGATTGGAGACCAGCTATCactttaaaacaaatagtTTTGGGTATTCAAAGTTTACTAGAAAATCCAAATCCAAATTCTCCTGCTCAGGAACCAGCTTGGAGAGCTTTTAGtagaaatattaaagaatACGAAACTAAAGTTTTGGAACAAGCAAGAAAATATCCTAAATAG
- a CDS encoding 40S ribosomal protein uS14 (similar to Saccharomyces cerevisiae YLR388W | RPS29A | Ribosomal Protein of the Small subunit (paralog of YDL061C | RPS29B)), with the protein MAHENVWFSHPRNYGKGSRQCRVCASHNGLIRKYGLNICRQCFRERAKDIGFYKYR; encoded by the coding sequence atggCTCACGAAAACGTTTGGTTCTCCCACCCAAGAAACTATGGTAAAGGTTCTCGTCAATGTCGTGTCTGTGCTTCTCACAATGGTTTGATTAGAAAGTACGGTTTAAACATCTGTCGTCAATGTTTCAGAGAAAGAGCCAAGGACATTGGTTTTTACAAGTACCgttaa
- the ECM19 gene encoding Ecm19p (similar to Saccharomyces cerevisiae YLR390W | ECM19 | ExtraCellular Mutant), whose protein sequence is MGRLKSFDLTVLGVIFIAGIYTGTKFFEPIVIDQLKKDGNLRTDIEVPLYDDSGNPLVPKNMMNIKDELTRVSEERNKERVFKEEQFQQQNKK, encoded by the coding sequence ATGGGTAgattaaaaagttttgatTTAACAGTATTGGgtgttatatttattgCAGGTATTTATACTGGtaccaaattttttgaaccaattgttattgatcaattgaaaaaggaTGGCAATTTAAGAACTGATATTGAAGTTCCATTATATGATGATTCAGGTAATCCATTAGTTCCGAAGAATATGATGAATATTAAAGATGAACTGACTAGGGTTAGCgaagaaagaaacaaaGAACGTGTTTTTAAGGAAGAACaatttcaacaacaaaataaaaaataa
- the CCW14 gene encoding Ccw14p (similar to Saccharomyces cerevisiae YLR390W-A | CCW14 | Covalently linked Cell Wall protein) translates to MQFGLVSMLSVAFMASQVVVATPPACLLACVAQVNKQSTECSSLNDASCICDKESSSIQSCLKSICPNGNADAAYSSFQSSCSNLGFSVGSVSSASSSAASSSAASSSAASSSAASSSAASSSAASSSAASSSAASSSAASSSAASSSAASSSAASSSAASSSAASSSVAPSSVASSSVAPSSVASSSVASSSATSTEAAISTTFTSSANSVSTASSSTVLEISDIYSDGAVSMNAGNIAAAGLLALGALLF, encoded by the coding sequence atgcaattCGGTTTAGTTTCCATGTTATCCGTTGCCTTTATGGCTTCTCAAGTTGTTGTTGCAACTCCTCCAGCCTGTTTGTTGGCTTGTGTTGCTCAAGTTAACAAGCAATCTACTGAGTGTAGTTCTTTAAATGATGCCTCTTGTATTTGTGATAAGGAGAGCAGTTCTATTCAATCATGTTTGAAATCTATTTGTCCAAATGGTAATGCCGATGCTGCTTATTCCAGCTTCCAAAGTTCATGTTCTAATTTAGGTTTTTCTGTCGGTTCCGTTTCATCTGCTTCCTCTAGTGCTGCTTCCTCTAGTGCTGCTTCCTCTAGTGCTGCTTCCTCTAGTGCTGCTTCCTCTAGTGCTGCTTCCTCTAGTGCTGCTTCCTCTAGTGCTGCTTCCTCCAGTGCTGCTTCCTCCAGTGCTGCTTCCTCTAGTGCTGCTTCCTCTAGTGCTGCTTCCTCTAGTGCTGCTTCCTCTAGTGCTGCTTCCTCTAGTGCTGCTTCCTCTAGTGTTGCTCCTTCCAGTGTTGCCTCCTCTAGTGTTGCTCCTTCCAGTGTTGCTTCCTCTAGTGTTGCTTCCTCTAGTGCCACTTCCACAGAAGCTGCCATCTCCACAACTTTTACTTCCAGTGCTAACTCAGTCTCTACCGCATCTTCCAGTACTGTTCTTGAGATTTCTGATATATATTCCGATGGTGCTGTTTCTATGAATGCCGGTAACATTGCAGCTGCAGGTTTATTAGCTCTTGGTGctttattgttttaa